Part of the Spirochaetota bacterium genome is shown below.
GATTCTATTAAGCGTAGTAGAGCTAGAAGGGGCTTAGATGTACTGAATCAATTACGAGAACAAAAAAATATTATATTAAAAGTGATTTCACGCGATTATCCTGATATAAAGGGAGTAGATTCAAAATTAATCATACTAGCAAAAGAAAAATCTTATGCTATTTTTACTAATGATTATAATCTAAACAAAGTAGCTAATATTGAAGGAGTTACTGTGTTAAATCTTAATGATTTAATTACTGCTTTGATACCAGTTCTGTTACCTGGTGAAGAATTTGAATTAGATGTACTTCGTGAAGGTAAAGAAAACAATCAAGGGGTAGGGTACTTAGCTGATGGTACTATGGTTGTTGTTGCCAATGGTGGTAATTTAGTGGGACGAAAAATCACAGCTCGTGTGACTAGTACTTTACAAACTTCTGCTGGAAGAATTATTTTTACCGATTCGATTTAATGTACAGAGTTGCTTTAGGGTATGATCTTCATCGTTTAAAGAGAGCCGAAAAATCATCTGTAATATGTGGTGGGATAAAAATCCCTTGTGAATTCATAATAGATGGGGCACATTCTGATGGAGATGTGGTTTTTCACGCATTAACAGATGCGTTGTTTAGCGTTATTGGTAAAGATATAGGGGTTGAATTTCCTAATACTGAACCTGAAAATCTTAATCGATCTAGTAATGAATTTTTGTACTATGCTTTTCAAAGTATAATAGATAGTTATCGTATTGTTAATATAGATATTGTTGTTATTTGTGATAAACCCAAAATATCTTCATATGCTTTAGCAATTAGACAAAATATAGCGAAATATGTACAAATGGATATAGAAAATATAACTATCCGTGGAAAAACAACAGAACAAACAAATTTATTAACAATACAAGCTTATGCTAATGTTTTGTTTCAAAAAATAAAATAAAATAAAATAAATTTAAGTGAGAAGATATGTTTAATAAAAAACCTCAGAAAAAAAATAAAAAACCAGAAACATTTTTAGATCAAGTTAAATTATTTTTTTCTACTTATCTATTGGCTTTAGTTATAAGAACTTTTCTTATAGAGGCATCTCAAATACCTTCTCAGTCCATGGTTCCTAGCTTATTAGTTGGGGATACTCTTATGGTAGAAAAAATAAGTTTAGGTACTTATATTCCTGTTTTAAATAAAAAAATACCTAGTTTTTCACAAGCTAATGTAAATAATATGGTAGTTTTTGTTTCTCCTGAATGGAAAAGTCCAGGATTTTTTGATGAGCTTATTACCTTTTTGTCCTTATCTATTATTAATAAAGATAATACTTTTCAAAATCCTAAAATTTTGGTAAAGAGACTAGTTGCTGGTCCTGGTGATGTTTTAGCGATGACTAACAAACAATTATACTTCAATGAACAGCTACTTAGTGGATCTGAATTCACTACTCAAAATCAAATTGTTTACAGTAGTGGTAAGCGTCA
Proteins encoded:
- the lepB gene encoding signal peptidase I, with the protein product MFNKKPQKKNKKPETFLDQVKLFFSTYLLALVIRTFLIEASQIPSQSMVPSLLVGDTLMVEKISLGTYIPVLNKKIPSFSQANVNNMVVFVSPEWKSPGFFDELITFLSLSIINKDNTFQNPKILVKRLVAGPGDVLAMTNKQLYFNEQLLSGSEFTTQNQIVYSSGKRQGRMNYNLFEEKTKSFDRIVQHVSNSFDSENNSMEFYEDNNFELLLRSLLVQGFPPIIIPQKNKEIIINNLNNYEKYLLRMLIQRESGVATILQDGKLSQHTKELTAWIPKDDYYFMMGDNRDFSEDSRYFGYVPKQRIYGRVLFRYWPLPRFTIDVNLKEKYIK
- the ispF gene encoding 2-C-methyl-D-erythritol 2,4-cyclodiphosphate synthase codes for the protein MYRVALGYDLHRLKRAEKSSVICGGIKIPCEFIIDGAHSDGDVVFHALTDALFSVIGKDIGVEFPNTEPENLNRSSNEFLYYAFQSIIDSYRIVNIDIVVICDKPKISSYALAIRQNIAKYVQMDIENITIRGKTTEQTNLLTIQAYANVLFQKIK